The Colletotrichum destructivum chromosome 7, complete sequence genome contains the following window.
ATCGTCACGCGCAACCCTTCCACTGCCTGCACCTAACACTGAACACTTGCCTACCTTCCTTCAGGCTGGGGTGAGTGCTCCTAGACCTAGAGCCTCCCTGATATGCCACCCGCTTCTAACCTTGTCTTGCTACCTAAGCTCCTCGACTCGAACATGACACCGCAAGAGGAATCTCTCCTCGCAGCCCCCAGGACGCCTAGGAAACCCAATCAGACCGACCCGGTTCGAGAGGTGGTCGACAAGCTCAACCGCGACTATAATGTCTCAATCAAGGTACCCGACGTTACCCTTACGCCTTCGGCCACGCGCGAATGCGCCCGACAGGACGCTGCATTTGCCCGCAGCGAGGAGATTGTGCGACAGCTTCGATACCACTGTTTCCATCCCACCCTCCTTGACAGAATCTTGTACTCCTTCCACCTGGAAGCCCGCGCTGCCAGCCAAAAATGGATCCGACTAtacgacaacgacgacaccgacgacgacgcagtCGTCCCAGGCCCAAAAGCCCCCCCGAGGGCAGAGTCTTCGGGAGAGGTTCTGGAGTTCCAGGAGATCCTCATCAGCATCTTGGACCAGGCTCGACCACGCCAGCCAAAGCTGAGGACCTTCACTCGAGCCCACAATGGTCCAGCTGCCTACGCCAGCGCCAATATGTCCCTGTCCAAGAGGAGACCCGAAGTGGACACTGAGGTGAACTTGACCAAGAAGGCAAAGAGCAATCCGATGGACAGCAAGGACAGTGGTCATAGGGTTTCTGATTCTCTGGACTTTGTTCCTATTCGCTCGCGGTCCGTCGTTTCCGAGCCTTCGGCAGCAAAGTTCAGCAGAGACGTCCAAGAACCTTTCAGATCAAATACGGCGTGCAGTGTACGAGAGAGCGTCTACGGAAATACTTCATTCTCAACAGCTGCATGCACCAGCCGGGCCTCGCTCTTCTCCGTGGTCGACGGATGCCTTCCAGGTACCCAGGAGACGATACCGGCCTCAATCGAAGAGAAACCAGCTAGCTGTCTGCCGCCTGCTCGCGAGCCAACCTCCTTCGTGGAACACGATCTAGAGACGTCGTCAAAGGCCGTCAGGAGACCAAGAGAAGCTGCTGCATCTATTCCACTTGCCAGTTCGCCCAGTGCAACGGACTATCCCGAGATCTCGGCCTTCGATGATCCCATTTTTTGCAAACTTCAGAAACCCCTTCCTAGACGATCGGAGCCGAATAATCTTTTGTCACGGCTCGAAGCTTCCTGGCGTAAGTTATCCTAACCCGCCCGCGTTGCCGCATAGACATTCACCGCCAATGTGGCGCTGTCTTGCGAAGAACCGAATCGAAATCTGACCAGAAGACAGCCAGGTTTCCGTGCTGGCTCAACCGCGCCCCCTTCGCAGTTGCATGGGAGGCCACCCGCATTGCAGTCCATTGCGGTGTTGACTTGGGAGAGGTAGTGGATATGACGTACACCGAAAAATGGATCAACTACAACGAGCTCCGGAAGTCTCTCCTGGCGCATCCCTTATTCGCTGGCAAGTCGTTTCCAGAGAGGCCCGAGCCAGAGGCGTGGGCTGCAGCAATGGCCGGGTTCAAGACTGTTCGTGGACAGCACGTTGTCTTCTCGGCGACTCTTGGCCAAGTTTCCCGAGCGAGGAAGGGTCCCATCTTTACACTGTCCATGTCGCCAGTCTCGCTGGATCAGGGCTGTCGTCTACATCGCCGTGTTGGCTCCGATCGCTTCTTGGAACTCTTGGTTCCGTCTCCCAACTCTTGGGAGGCGCCTATCGACACCCCGGAAGCTACACAACAAGCTACCCTCTGGCTCTCTTCAAGACTGCATTATCTTGCCGGGAGAAAGTGGCGCGCTTTTTTCTCGAGGGATGCAGGTTACAAAATGCCCCAGAAGGGGTTGACTCTCCGTCAAGAGCCGAAGCCCGTTTTCCGAGAGAGAGTGAGCctcttcgccgaggacggcaacaGTTTTCATCCACCCTCACCACGTGGAATATTGTTGCCCAACGATAACCTTCGGGAGCTGAGGGTGAAGTGTAGGGTTTCCGAGATGCTTGACTGGCTTCTGCAGTTCGACCGAAATCATAAACAACCATATCTGAAGTTGTTCTCCCGCATACAGCTCGGTAAGTCTCGTACATGCAGCCTCGCAGCTTGCGTCTAGACTGATTCCTGTTCAGGCCTCAGCAAGACCACGCTGGTGATCGTCCTCGAACTCAGCCAGATACGAAATTGTGATAAAGATCTTCGCTCGCCAATTGGCATGGTCATGAACGACGGTATCGGGCGCATGTCGCGATCGCTGGCGCGTAAGGTCCGAGACGTCCTTGGCCTGAGTGATGTGCCGTCTGCGATCCAAGGCCGATTTGGTCCCGCCAAAGGCATGTGGCTCACGGATATCTctgaggaagacgacgagctctGGCTTGAGACATGGCCATCGCAACGGAAATGGGACTCCGACTTCAAAGACCCAGAGCACCGCACCCTCGAAGTGCGTTCACATGCGATGGACCCCAGATCTGCCAGCCTCAATCTTCAGTTTCTCCCCGTCATGGAAGACCGGGCTATCAACAAGTACCTGATGCGAGAGACTATCGGCAAGAAGCTTGTTGACGAGCTGAATCGCGAAATCGAAGAACAGAAAACCGCCATGAAATACCCTCTGCTGTTCCGACAATATGTCAACAAGGGCGCCTCTAATCGGGAACAGCGGCTTACCAACGGCCGCATACCGTTCTTGGGTGGTCTTCCCGACTCGTCGGAAGAGAGGATGAACTTTCTCATCGATGGCGGGTTTGAGCCCCAGTCGCAGAAATACCTCCAAGACCTAAGCTGGAGCCTCAGGCGGACGCATTGCGACAAACTACTCAAGAAAATGAGCATCAAGGTGCCCGACTCGGCTTATCTATTCATGGTCATTGACTTTTGGAACGTCCTTGAGGAGGGTGAGGTCCACCTgtgcttctcctccaagTTCCAGACTGACACCTTTTCGGATTCGATGCTCCACGGCTGCGACGTGCTGGTGGCACGCTCACCAGCGCATTTCGTGAGCGACGTGCAGAGA
Protein-coding sequences here:
- a CDS encoding Putative RNA-dependent RNA polymerase, eukaryotic-type, coding for MTPQEESLLAAPRTPRKPNQTDPVREVVDKLNRDYNVSIKVPDVTLTPSATRECARQDAAFARSEEIVRQLRYHCFHPTLLDRILYSFHLEARAASQKWIRLYDNDDTDDDAVVPGPKAPPRAESSGEVLEFQEILISILDQARPRQPKLRTFTRAHNGPAAYASANMSLSKRRPEVDTEVNLTKKAKSNPMDSKDSGHRVSDSLDFVPIRSRSVVSEPSAAKFSRDVQEPFRSNTACSVRESVYGNTSFSTAACTSRASLFSVVDGCLPGTQETIPASIEEKPASCLPPAREPTSFVEHDLETSSKAVRRPREAAASIPLASSPSATDYPEISAFDDPIFCKLQKPLPRRSEPNNLLSRLEASWPRFPCWLNRAPFAVAWEATRIAVHCGVDLGEVVDMTYTEKWINYNELRKSLLAHPLFAGKSFPERPEPEAWAAAMAGFKTVRGQHVVFSATLGQVSRARKGPIFTLSMSPVSLDQGCRLHRRVGSDRFLELLVPSPNSWEAPIDTPEATQQATLWLSSRLHYLAGRKWRAFFSRDAGYKMPQKGLTLRQEPKPVFRERVSLFAEDGNSFHPPSPRGILLPNDNLRELRVKCRVSEMLDWLLQFDRNHKQPYLKLFSRIQLGLSKTTLVIVLELSQIRNCDKDLRSPIGMVMNDGIGRMSRSLARKVRDVLGLSDVPSAIQGRFGPAKGMWLTDISEEDDELWLETWPSQRKWDSDFKDPEHRTLEVRSHAMDPRSASLNLQFLPVMEDRAINKYLMRETIGKKLVDELNREIEEQKTAMKYPLLFRQYVNKGASNREQRLTNGRIPFLGGLPDSSEERMNFLIDGGFEPQSQKYLQDLSWSLRRTHCDKLLKKMSIKVPDSAYLFMVIDFWNVLEEGEVHLCFSSKFQTDTFSDSMLHGCDVLVARSPAHFVSDVQRVKAVFKPELHAIKDVIVFSAKGNVPLADKLSGGDYDGDKAWVCWDPAIVLNFKNAETPASPNLERYLRKDKTTFADLVVPSRGKSDAIADMVNRGIAFSMRPSFLGIITNFKERLCYHLNSVNNEYALKLSALLSNLVDQAKQGIEFTGDDWKAFCREQLDSHKSTGLEEPAYKSDSWSRSGKPAHIVDYLKFSVAKPTVEAELQKLHKAMNSTYPSRSGHSLGLRSLQDNGEEAKAEYWDADLAKPYEVVRELATTNPELKKILENVMIDLKDLERQWSTAMATDKEKGNAEVRHRILEVYESWRSIQPRLNSDSDEPLDPMVKALLLQPYLGDDFTQWALLRASMLFKQCYKHKSAFVWRMAGIQLQYIKSMTMADRDSVPVAVVPSMYAALKPDSKYIMQAVSRITDEGSEYPGLESDGENDWQDWEGDE